TGATATGTTCACCGTATTCTTCTTCTATCGTTTTTAAAGAAATGATCATGCTTTCAAGCAGCAGCTGTAATTTTGCGTCGTCCGGTTCTTCGAGTTTGAATTCGAAATAGCCGGTCTCTTCCTCCATATTGATGGAAGGGTTGGCTTCCGTCATATTGAGGATTGCATTTACAGAACCGAAAACGACTGCTGAAGCACCGGCACAGACAATGTCCTTGCCGTGTTCATCGAACTGGGCATGCCCTTCCATCTTGAAGGATGTAACCTGTCCATCATCGTTTATGTTGAATTCTACATTGATCATTACGCGTCGATCTTATCAACAGTCAGCTTCGTATAAGGCTGACGGTGCCCTTGCTTACGCTTGTAGTTCTTTCTGCGCTTGAATTTCACCACGTCGATCTTCTTGCCGCGGCCGTGCTTTTCAACTTTCGCAGATACAGTTGCACCTTCAACTGTAGGCGCACCGACCTTGACGGAATCTCCACCTACGAAGAGCACTTTGTCGAATGTGAAGGTCGCACCTTCCTCTGCATCAATTTTCTCTACATAGATCGTTTGACCAGATTCGACTTTAATCTGTTTACCACCTGTTTCGATAATTGCAAACATACTTACACCTCCTGATTTAAAATAAGACACGCCATCTACAGGTGGATTTGCATCACTTGAACCTGTAATTGAGCGGTTGATGTCTACATTATCACCAACTACTGCATTATACCAACGGTGTTCCCTGCTGTCAATGCTTTGGCAGTACCTCTTTTCTAACCTTGGAAGTCTTCAGTGCGATGATGAAAACAAGGATGAAGATCAGCGCGTTCAGGAGC
The sequence above is drawn from the Salinicoccus roseus genome and encodes:
- a CDS encoding ribosomal-processing cysteine protease Prp; this encodes MINVEFNINDDGQVTSFKMEGHAQFDEHGKDIVCAGASAVVFGSVNAILNMTEANPSINMEEETGYFEFKLEEPDDAKLQLLLESMIISLKTIEEEYGEHIRLLFK
- the rplU gene encoding 50S ribosomal protein L21, with product MFAIIETGGKQIKVESGQTIYVEKIDAEEGATFTFDKVLFVGGDSVKVGAPTVEGATVSAKVEKHGRGKKIDVVKFKRRKNYKRKQGHRQPYTKLTVDKIDA